In the Streptomyces coeruleoprunus genome, AGACCCTCGCCCCGGACGACGGCTGGGCGGCCGCCGAAGGCGGCACCACCGGCGGCGCCGCGGCCGACGACGCCCACGTGCACACCGTCACCAACCGCGCCGAGCTCGTCCGCGCGCTCGACGGCGGCAGCGACACCCCGAAGATCATCAAGATCGCGGGGACCATCGACGCCAACACCGACGACCACGGCGAGCACCTCGACTGCGCCGACTACGCCACCGGCGGCTACGACCTGGCGAAGTACCTCGCCGCCTACGACCCCCGGACCTGGGGCTCCGCCAAGCCGAGCGGCCCGCAGGAGGAGGCCCGCCAGGCCTCCGCCGCCCGGCAGGCCGAGCGGGTCGAGCTGCCGGTCGGCTCCCACACCACGATCGTCGGCCTCGGCTCCGGCGCCGTGCTCAAGGGCGCCAGCCTCCAGGTCGAGGACGCGGACAACGTGATCATCCGCAACCTCGACCTCCGCGACGCCTACGACTGCTTCCCCGTCTGGCAGCCCAACAACGGCGGCCTCGGCGACTGGAAGACCGCGTACGACACCATCTGGCTGCGCGGCGCCACCCACGTCTGGATCGACCACGTCACGCTCTCCGACAAGGGCCACCCCGACGCGAAGGAACCCACCCACTTCGCCCGCAACTACCTGCGCCACGACGGCCTGCTGGACATCACCAACGGCTCCGACCTGATCACCGTCTCCTGGAGCCGGCTGACCGGCCACGACAAGGCGATGCTCATCGGCAACAGCGACTCCGCGACCGGCGACCGCGGCAAGCTCCGGATCACCCTGCACCACAACGAGTTCGCGGCCGTCGTCCAGCGCGCACCCCGCGTCCGCTTCGGCCAGGTGCACCTCTACAACAACCGCTACGTCATCCCCGAGGGCACCGACCACCGCTACTCGCTCGGCATCGGCACCGAGTCGCGCGTGTACGCCGAGAACAACGCCTTCACGGCGCCCGGCCACATCGAGGTGGCCGACCTGGTCAAGAGCTGGAACGGCACGGCCCTGCACGCGACCGGCACCCTGTTCAACGGTTACCCGGTCGACCTGCGCACCATCCACAACGCCTACAACTCCGGCAGCGAGCGCGACCTGACGGCCGACGTCGGCCCGCGGCCCACCCTGCACGGGCGGATCGACAGCGCCGCGACGGCCGACCGAGCGGTCGCCGACGGCGCGGGCGCCGGGAGGATCCGGTGACCACACCCCTCACCCCGCCCGCCGGCGCACCGGTCGCCGTCGTCCTCGCGGGGGCCCGCGGCCACGGCCGCTGGCACCTCGACAACATCCGCCGCCTCCGGCGGGCCGGGCTCGTCACCCTCGCCGGGATCTGCGAACTCTTCCCCCTCGACGAGCGGGAACTCGACGGCCTCGGCACGCCCGCCCAGTCCGCCGACTTCGGCGCCCTCCTCGACACCACCGGCGCCCGGATCGCCGTCGTCTGCACCCCCATCGACACCCATACCGACCTCGCCCTCAGCGCCGCCCGGCGCGGCGTCCACCTCCTGTTGGAGAAGCCACCCGCGCCCTCCGAGGCCGAGTTCCGGCGCATGGCCGACGGCGTACGGGAGGCCGGCACCGCCTGCCAGATCGGCTTCCAGTCCCTCGGCTCGCACGCCCTGCCCGCCATCGCCGCTCTCGTGGCCGACGGCGCCATCGGCGAGGTCACCGGCATCGGCGCCGCTGGCGCCTGGGCCCGCGACGAGGCCTACTTCCGCCGCTCGCC is a window encoding:
- a CDS encoding pectate lyase, coding for MRKSHPAVALVLLGTLSVPAHAEARDISRETLAPDDGWAAAEGGTTGGAAADDAHVHTVTNRAELVRALDGGSDTPKIIKIAGTIDANTDDHGEHLDCADYATGGYDLAKYLAAYDPRTWGSAKPSGPQEEARQASAARQAERVELPVGSHTTIVGLGSGAVLKGASLQVEDADNVIIRNLDLRDAYDCFPVWQPNNGGLGDWKTAYDTIWLRGATHVWIDHVTLSDKGHPDAKEPTHFARNYLRHDGLLDITNGSDLITVSWSRLTGHDKAMLIGNSDSATGDRGKLRITLHHNEFAAVVQRAPRVRFGQVHLYNNRYVIPEGTDHRYSLGIGTESRVYAENNAFTAPGHIEVADLVKSWNGTALHATGTLFNGYPVDLRTIHNAYNSGSERDLTADVGPRPTLHGRIDSAATADRAVADGAGAGRIR